In Cyprinus carpio isolate SPL01 chromosome B7, ASM1834038v1, whole genome shotgun sequence, a genomic segment contains:
- the kiaa0232 gene encoding uncharacterized protein KIAA0232 homolog isoform X1: MRPMSGESDGPAPERVSRAFSLSGPVSSSEMSSLQSLGPVQSWLGQELEKCGIDAMIYTRYVLSLLLHDSYDYDLQDQENDIFLGWEKGTGKKWGKSKRKGGTDLSLEEMKKQAAVQCLRSASDENSGIESLVEELCSKLKDIQNKQKEKEKQVSKKSDISQSPEPDESFSSKDQVEMYYEAFPPLSEKSVCLQEIMTVWNKAKACTYSSSSSSAVPQTSTDTSSPKDCTSEGEAFKDRTVDAPSSTTTISERAQQRRTKREKENQFHGSATGVTDDQVPPHCKRQVKHRSEGRFRPRSWSSGSSEAGSSSSGNQGEQTPSCKAVRIRHKSREISSRNKRGRSGGGQVKLALKVIDKEERKNARSNISTTGGLSKQQQHYMKKGKRPLREIRKDANLVEAQESGGEAKRKEYMEEPLWYTEPISEYFVPLSRSKLETKYRSKEDSSNDLAMSIDVDCLSERIQGICIANSCFQRAYLAAGTFVDGHFIEVSGEGDEDAPELNGFPSCPPPEDGQNLDDKHLSEFTHFYEVDLYQSILDPSASDAVQESRILNMIRQKSIERKHFEAGCVVLDGLELQGESAIKVDSLGASEADVSITQDMENIAQVWECCSSSSLEDLEGESCPGDSPVRLSPVLNSVPFNFRKLSGAFVGPHLQEASSSISALNSCFPLFELQYDSPSFSFPCDTLMEGQDNLDSSSCLDPQGNKQSRLLIWTKNSAFDETEHCSNLSTRTCSPWSHSEETRSDSEQISALADDSAQFGSDEVSCISLIPPLCLEEELLDFFQENSSHQQEETSVGTESNQPFNKKSKLESVCGIALEQDESKLYNAVVFSDVPNQQSDEYTSGIIKDIWMAIGDRDCVLTLGVKNTGEHLFPEEATGYQCSCLDKDVKSEIQKKAVQCSEYHLWDGQKEVQGLHKNKLSKMNDGDYTTPAKPWNCNSQDSTSFILGGVYGELKSLSGDREWAMIPPGDACGSLLQCAAATSSDMVTIAGADVFMNTSNCFAPGHKPLWRPLVSLGQNEQATKGTGDGLNKGFSVVFHEDLLGSCGGFRGEESGLDYPFSSFDLNNPFSQVLHVECSFEPEDMASFSPGFKPKSILCSDNEPFCPWLYGIKRTQYRAIRISPRTHFRPISASELSPGGCSESDVESEKEEASLPVGQADLFDDPQADLKPLEEDAECEGPYYGKSELESGKFLPRLKKSGMEKSAQTSLDSQEGGSTLLPITEQEICVHCETAAVSVPCSHVQSSVLQQEESSRETEACKCAATDQIPKSEKLLDVAQDMHEFPLLNFGEQCLTNMQQEECWWQSTLCSPLFSSPQCGGSSNV; the protein is encoded by the exons GCTATGACTATGACCTGCAGGACCAG GAAAATGACATCTTCTTGGGCTGGGAGAAGGGAACAGGGAAGAAATGGGGGAAGAGCAAGAGGAAGGGAGGGACTGACCTTAGTCTTGAagagatgaagaaacaagctGCTGTGCAATGTTTGCGTTCAGCATCTGATGAA AATTCTGGAATTGAAAGCTTGGTTGAAGAGCTATGCTCTAAGCTCAAGgatattcaaaacaaacagaaag aaaaagaaaagcaagtaAGTAAAAAATCTGATATATCTCAGTCTCCTGAACCAGACGAATCATTTTCTTCTAAGGACCAGGTTGAGAT GTACTATGAAGCTTTCCCACCTCTCTCAGAAAAATCTGTTTGTCTCCAAGAAATTATGACTGTGTGGAACAAAGCTAAAGCCTGCACATATTCCAGCTCATCATCATCTGCTGTCCCTCAAACAAGCACAGACACATCCTCTCCAAAAGACTGCACCAGTGAAGGTGAAGCTTTTAAAGACCGAACAGTTGATGCACCCAGTTCCACCACCACAATCAGCGAGAGGGCCCAGCAGCGACGCACTAAGAGGGAGAAGGAAAACCAATTCCATGGAAGCGCAACAGGGGTGACTGACGACCAGGTTCCTCCTCATTGTAAGCGGCAGGTGAAACACCGGTCTGAGGGGAGGTTCCGTCCCAGATCGTGGTCCTCTGGCTCTAGTGAGGCTGGCTCAAGCTCCAGTGGTAACCAGGGTGAACAGACCCCTAGTTGCAAAGCAGTCCGCATAAGACACAAGTCTCGAGAGATCAGCAGCAGAAACAAAAGAGGCCGCAGTGGGGGCGGACAGGTCAAACTGGCCCTTAAAGTCATCGACAAAGAAGAGCGGAAAAATGCACGAAGCAACATCAGTACCACCGGAGGCCTATCTAAACAACAGCAGCACTACATGAAAAAAGGCAAACGACCTCTGAGGGAGATCCGCAAAGATGCTAATCTGGTTGAGGCACAGGAGTCAGGAGGAGAGGCCAAAAGAAAGGAATATATGGAGGAGCCACTTTGGTACACAGAGCCCATCTCGGAGTACTTTGTCCCTCTCAGTAGAAGTAAATTGGAGACAAAGTATCGGAGTAAAGAAGACTCTTCCAATGACTTGGCTATGTCCATTGATGTGGACTGTCTGTCAGAGAGAATTCAAGGAATCTGCATTGCAAATTCATGTTTTCAAAGGGCATACCTTGCAGCAGGCACTTTTGTGGATGGCCACTTCATTGAAGTGTCTGGCGAAGGTGACGAAGATGCTCCTGAACTGAATGGGTTTCCAAGCTGCCCTCCTCCTGAAGATGGTCAAAATTTAGATGACAAGCATCTGTCTGAATTCACTCACTTCTATGAAGTTGATCTTTATCAATCCATATTGGATCCTAGTGCCTCAGATGCGGTACAAGAAAGCCGAATCCTGAACATGATTCGGCAGAAGAGCATTGAGCGAAAACACTTTGAAGCAGGATGTGTAGTTTTAGATGGCCTTGAGCTGCAAGGGGAAAGTGCAATAAAGGTTGATTCTCTGGGAGCCTCAGAAGCAGATGTTTCTATAACACAAGATATGGAAAATATTGCCCAAGTGTGGGAGTGCTGTTCATCCTCGAGCTTGGAAGATTTGGAAGGGGAAAGCTGTCCGGGTGACTCTCCAGTCAGGCTCTCCCCAGTGTTGAACAGTGTTCCATTTAACTTTAGAAAACTGTCTGGAGCTTTTGTAGGGCCTCATCTCCAAGAAGCCAGCAGTAGCATCTCTGCCCTAAACTCCTGTTTTCCACTTTTTGAGTTGCAATACGATAGCCCTTCCTTTTCTTTTCCCTGCGACACACTCATGGAGGGACAGGACAACTTAGATTCAAGTAGCTGTTTAGATCCACAAGGAAACAAACAATCCCGTTTGCTAATTTGGACCAAAAACAGTGCCTTTGATGAAACGGAACACTGCTCTAACTTATCAACGAGGACCTGTAGTCCCTGGTCCCACTCAGAGGAGACCCGGTCAGATAGTGAACAGATCAGTGCTCTAGCAGATGATTCAGCTCAGTTTGGCAGTGATGAGGTCAGCTGTATCTCCCTTATCCCACCTTTATGCCTAGAAGAAGAGCTTTTAGATTTCTTTCAAGAGAACTCCAGTCACCAGCAGGAAGAAACGAGTGTAGGCACAGAATCCAACCAGCCCTTCAATAAAAAATCGAAATTGGAGTCTGTTTGTGGCATAGCATTAGAGCAGGATGAGAGTAAACTCTATAATGCTGTTGTGTTTTCAGATGTCCCAAATCAACAAAGTGATGAATACACCTCAGGGATAATAAAAGACATTTGGATGGCTATTGGGGACAGAGACTGTGTCTTAACACTCGGGGTAAAGAATACAGGGGAGCACTTGTTTCCAGAGGAGGCTACCGGCTACCAATGCAGCTGTCTTGACAAGGATGTAAAAAGTGAAATTCAAAAGAAAGCTGTGCAATGTTCTGAGTATCATCTATGGGATGGGCAGAAGGAGGTCCAGGGACTTCATAAAAACAAGCTCTCTAAAATGAATGATGGGGATTACACAACGCCGGCCAAGCCCTGGAATTGTAATTCACAGGACAGCACCTCCTTTATCCTTGGTGGGGTTTATGGAGAACTGAAGAGTCTAAGCGGTGACAGAGAATGGGCTATGATTCCACCTGGTGATGCTTGTGGTAGTTTGTTGCAGTGTGCAGCAGCCACATCCTCTGACATGGTAACCATTGCAGGAGCGGATGTGTTCATGAACACAAGCAATTGCTTTGCTCCTGGCCACAAGCCATTGTGGAGACCTCTTGTGTCCCTTGGTCAAAATGAGCAGGCTACCAAGGGAACAGGGGATGGTTTAAATAAGGGATTTTCTGTTGTCTTCCATGAAGATTTACTGGGATCATGCGGAGGCTTCCGTGGAGAAGAGTCAGGACTGGATTACCCGTTTTCATCCTTTGATTTGAACAACCCTTTTTCCCAGGTCCTGCATGTGGAGTGCTCCTTTGAGCCAGAGGATATGGCCTCTTTCAGCCCGGGATTTAAGCCAAAATCCATATTATGCTCTGACAATGAGCCCTTTTGCCCTTGGTTATATGGCATCAAGCGGACTCAGTATCGGGCCATTCGAATTTCCCCAAGGACTCATTTCCGGCCAATATCTGCCTCTGAACTTTCTCCAGGTGGTTGCAGTGAGTCAGATGTAGAGTCTGAGAAAGAGGAAGCAAGTCTTCCAGTTGGTCAAGCAGACCTCTTTGATGACCCACAGGCTGACCTCAAGCCTCTCGAGGAGGACGCTGAGTGCGAGGGCCCTTACTACGGAAAATCGGAGCTGGAGTCTGGGAAGTTCCTACCCAGATTAAAGAAGTCTGGCATGGAGAAGAGTGCCCAGACGTCGCTCGATTCACAGGAGGGTGGAAGCACCCTTCTGCCGATTACTGAACAAGAGATTTGCGTACATTGTGAGACGGCAGCAGTTTCTGTGCCATGTTCTCATGTGCAGTCCTCTGTTCTTCAGCAAGAGGAATCTAGCAGGGAGACAGAGGCTTGCAAATGCGCTGCAACTGATCAGATTCCAAAAAGTGAAAAGTTGCTTGATGTTGCTCAAGATATGCATGAG TTTCCACTGTTGAATTTTGGAGAACAGTGCTTAACTAATATGCAGCAAGAAGAGTGCTGGTGGCAAAGTACTCTGTGTTCTCCTTTATTTTCAAGTCCTCAGTGCGGCG GAAGCAGTAATGTATGA